CCGAAGATGCTCTTAAGATTTCCAACAACAATGTGATAACCTTGTAATTTTTTTTGGGTTTCTCAACCTTGGGATTTCatactttttttaaaaaaaagaagctACTATACCACATTGATTGCACTTAAAATTATTAATCAGAGACTATACTTCCATGTTTTGCATATATGCTTACTTACAAATGTTTGGTGACACCCAAAAGATAATTGTGCACTAAAAGTTTTTGGTGCAGATTATACTGATCACCTTACGATCCGATAATGTAGGGATAGGATCAATTTCATCACTATTCTTATTTTTCAAACTAAAAACTTAAGTAACTAATTTTTCTAAGACCACCAAAATAATTTATAATGATATTACGAACCATATGCACCAAACTTTGAAGGGCCTTGTTACAATGGTTGGAAGGTACCAGGCAGTACCTTTCGTACTATTTTTGTTGATTATTGTTGGCCCCTCATCTGATATGTCAATTAAAAAATAATTTTCGAAGGCAAGGTATTTTCGTAATCTCGTAATCTAATAGATTAAAAAAAGTGAATTAATGTCGGTATCAGCCTCACCTATTTTGGTACCAGTCCTACATATTTGGTACTTTTTCTAGGTACATCTCGTACCTCTTATATCTCAACCATTGATTTTACCGCGATGAAGGTTCCTTATTTATTCCAATCATGGTAAAATTTCTCAAATTTGAAATCATAAACCATTTTTTGTTTATTTTGCAAAATGGCTGCCTTGTTACATGTCAGGGAGCATGAGCAAAGTTTTGGTCACCGCCTTGATTGTACCACCACTTGCATCAATCTTTTGCTTCCTCTACTTCATATACAGCAGAAAGCACAGGAAAGGTAGCCGCCTCCTGACATTCTACACCCTTTCTCAAGTCTCAAGCCATTGTGCAGCAGTTACAACTAAAAGGATCACATGAAACTCTGATTACAGGTTCACAGAAAAGGGTTAAAATGAAAGTGAAGGAAGATGAAGCCCTAGATTGGGGACTGGAAGGAAGGAGTTCAGAGTTCACGGTTTATGACTTCTCCCAAGTACTAGAGGCTACATGTCACTTCTCAGAAGAAAACAAACTTGGGCAAGGTGGCTTTGGTCCTGTATACAAGGTAAGAAAAAAAACAATCCTGAGGTACATAGAGATAATTATCAAATTAATGCATGCTGAGAAATAGTCTTAACAGTTGTTTGGAACATTAGAATTTTTCCCTATTATTCAAAATTAAGCTATTTCCAACATAATTCCTGTGAAACTCCTGAGTGCCAAACATACCCATAGATTTGACAAACGAAAGTAGCTGTGCTTTTTTACTAAGTCATGATCATCAGAACAATAGTCAATTGTCTAAGTAATGACTGAAGTACAAACCGATCAACTTCTTTTGAACTTACTTTCAGGGCCGATTTCCTGACGGGATGGAGATAGCAGTTAAGAGACTTGCTTCGCATTCAGGGCAAGGCTTCACGGAGTTCAAAAATGAAATTCAGCTAATAGCTAAGCTCCAGCACACAAATCTGGTTAGGCTCTTAGGATGCTGCTACCAGGGACAGGAGAAACTACTGATCTATGAATATTTGCCAAATAAAAGCTTGGACTTCTTCATTTTTGGTAGTAGTTCTCACTTCACTGTAGTACAAAATCTCGTTTATTAAATCTGACAGGAAAAGGTATTTTGTTTAATATATCTATGTTGAATGATTCGCAGATGAAACCAGAAGAGCTTTGGTAGATTGGAACAAACGCCTAGTAATAATAGATGGGATAGCGCAAGGACTTCTGTATTTACATAAACACTCTCGATTGCGTGTCATCCATAGAGATCTCAAAGCAAGCAACATTCTCTTGGACCATGAAATGAACCCAAAAATTTCAGATTTTGGGCTTGCAAAAATATTTAGCAAAAATGACACTGAACAGAACACAAAGAGGATCGTTGGGACATAGTAAGATTTTCTTACCAATTATTCGATCTCAGATATACACATAGCTATCAATACTGTTACTTGACATCAGGATCGAATACATGTATCATTTCAGTGGTTATATGGCTCCAGAGTATGCTTCAGAAGGCCTCTTCTCAGTCAAATCTGATGTATTCAGCTTTGGTGTGCTAATTCTTGAGATTATCAGCGGACAAAGAACATCAAGATTCCATCGATATGGAGACTTCATCAACCTTCTTGGGCACGTATGTCTTTTCACTTTTGAACGTAAAAGTTTGTGTTTCTGATCTTTCAAAAGGGGTATGCACAAAGTTTTGAAGGGCGTAACACTGTTTTTGCTGTGATCAACGCTCTATCCTGCTTACCACAAGTACATTTCCAGGCTGTTAAGAAAGACCCAAATAGAGTTGCCAATGAACTTGCACAGTTGATGAAATATACGACTCAAATGGCGATGTGGCTTACACAGGTTCCCCTATGTGTTAAGTCAGTAGTTGCCAAGGAATGTATCCATGCCCCTGAGTAACCAATAAAGATCTCTCTTTCTCACAAAAATAAATTCCGCTAGTGCACCACTAACAGTACTCATCTAGAATCTGCAGCTATTCTTTTCACTTCTCCAGTAGATCATTGAAGCATTTCGAAATTCAAAAAGATCCGTTACATAATTTGTGATCAGAGTCTGTATTTTGTGCTCATACACAATTTGCAGGCATGGCAGTTGTggaaagaagaaagatggcTTCAACTCGTGGATGCATCGATTGCCGAGTATCGTACTCCAGGGATGATGAGATGCATTAATATTGCATTGTTGTGTGTCCAAGAAAATGCAGCTAATCGACCCACCATGTCAGATGTGGTTGCCATGCTAAGTAGTGAAAACGTGACGTTGCCTGAGCCTAAGCACCCGGCATATTTCCATGTAAGGGTGACAGAGGAAGAGGAGTCCACACTTGTCGAGCCATGTAGTCTCAATGATGTCACAATATCTGGTATTGATGGCAGATAGTTTCCAAAATTTCGTTTTAAATCGTGTTAAAAATTTAGTATTTTGTTCCACTCAGTGACTTAGCAAGCCTTAACTCTGTAATTTTTGGTCATTCAGCACCAGCAGAGTATATGTTTTTCTTAACCAAAATGGAGCAGAGTATTTCATTTTGTAGTTTCTCGTTTGATCATTTCATTCAGAGCATGATCTGTATACATCTGCCTGCTCCTTTGGAGTTATTAAATTAGTTATCAGTACTACTTGTTGGTGGCAATGTTAATATACTGCCTGTCCTATTGCAGCACATGATATGGATGGGTTTATTAGCATGAATTAGCACCAAAACAATCATGACTAGCATGTCATTCTCTACTACATCAACAAGAGGACATGCATCCATTGTCATCACCCTTGTTTTTCCATGATAAGAAAATGCATGGCTGCTGTGCCATACTCATGCCTTCCGCCTTGACTGAGGTATTTATTGCATTGTCTGCGGTAATCCAAGAGCAAATGATAGAAATATTTCAGATATTGTTATGTTTTGTAATCAGTTTCTTGTAATGATATGGGGTGTAACAAGCTAACAATACAAATACTGCCTGATTGAAAAAGATTTGTATAACCGATTCTGAATCGTTGTTGTTCCATTCCTGTCTCAGTGGATTTGATACTTCAATCAACATATGTCACCTTAGGAATTTTAGTATGATATTTTTAATATTGGTAGATTCCAGGTTTCAGCTTTTCAAAAGTGTTCGTAGGAAAAAAGAGTAATGTCTAATTGCACATATTCAAACTAAAAACTTAACTTGTTAAAATTTGCTCAATATATAGATTTGCAGTTGTCATGCATGTTCTTGAGGAACAGAAAAAGAGAGACGAAACCCTATCAGAGCAATTAAAACTATTTCATGACAGCATCAAGAAAGATACCAAATACATGCATTTCTGATGATGAGGGATGCAATAGCATGCTACTCATGGTTTTAAAGTTGGTGTCTGCAACTATATAACCCATGTGACCATGTTGTACTTGGGCAGAAGCAATGGCAGTATATATATGTACATTCAGAAAGTAGAGTAGAAATGGAGTCCAGAAGAACCTGCAGAGAAGAGTGGCATTTTCTGTTCGTGTGTATTTTTTATGACAATTTTGGAGAGGAAATTGAGCAAGATGTTGGCGGAAGCTGAATTGACCAACACATCCACCGAAGCTAGATAGGACTGTCTATGAGCGATGACAAAGTGACTCCCCAATAAAGTATCATATACAGATCAATAACTTTGAAGCTAGAAAATGCAAAGCGCCTGAGCGTTCAGGGTGAAAGATTTTTATCACAACTACTTCATTCAATGACTTGGAGAGGACAATGGTCCAGCAGCATGAAGAAGCGTGGTTCCCTTTAGCTAATATTAGATTGTAGTATTTCTATAGGATGTCATCCGATTACTAGCAGTTTTCCTAATCTGACACCGATATTAATTTTGAATAAGCTACAATTTCATTCTTCCACGAAAAGACACCACTGCAGCATAAGTGCTTGACATCTAGAGAATAACCTTCGTCTGGTGAGCTCACAGCTTGATGGAGGAACGACATTCACCatgaaaagggaagaaaaagcaTTGCCTGTTACCTCTCTTTAACTTCTCATGTACGGGGAGCTAGCAGCCACCAGAGGACTCTGGCATACACTCGAACAGAAGAAACCGACAATCGCGTATAGGGTTCTGTGGTCCGGGAGGGAGATAATTAGACGACACCATGCCAGACACGTGAGCTTAAGCACGCAGCTGCTAGCGCTTCGAGGCAGCGCGCACGCATCCGGTTGATGCCGCACGAACATAGGTGGGGTGTATTCGTACGACAATTTATAGTTGCTGTTAAAAATCGATGGCATTTGTATCCTGCATTTATATTGACGAAAGAATTCAAATTATCAAAATCGAGCTCCTCCCACAGTCATTTGTATCTGAAAGCAAAACTAATCCACAATACAAAATGAGGAGCCATGTCATAGTTGTTTTGTGAAAGACAAATAGCGGAAGCACAATTGAGAGCATATGTCAGGCAATCAGGATAGACAAAAAAAATACTCAAAGCTTAACCGACCCAATTACTCCCTATGGCAAATCCTACTGCAACAGTTCAGAAACATTTTTAGAATTTTGATTTCCATCCTAGGCATCAGATGGCCATTGAAGTAACAGAAAAATCATGCCAAAGTCATGATGTACTTGGGGTCATGGGCAAggcagtatatatatatatacatatatatatatatatgcgcgcgcgcgcgtgccttATCATAATAAGTGGTAGCATGTGGTGGATATACTAACTTCAAAGGAATTACAGAATAGGTTTGCCAATTATCTTACGGACAAGAAAGCAGAGTGAGTGTTTGGACTAGTCCATTGATAACATCTTTCTTGTGTAGAGCGTGAAGATATGAATTCCATACTGTTTTTAGTATTTCCTATGAATTGGATCATTGGAAAAGCAAAACCCAATGAGATGTTGGTGGAAACTGAAATGGATCTGCCATCTAGAGAGCTGAACTAGTGACTGCGATCGCTGTCTTTAGGGTAGTTGAGCATAGTCTTTGCACCTGATCAGTATCTGACACAAAGACTTTCACTAATTGTGTCAACAATATGAGAGGAAATAGATCACGATGGTATTGACAAGATATGGCATTCAAAACTTCAGCACTGATTACTTTTTTGAAAGAGAAAATGGTAGTGAAAGGTCTCCTCATATTACTCGCTTGATAACACTTCTACTTCTGGTACCCCTCCTATCCTCTCTATTCTGCTTGTTTATATATCTGTGGATAGTTAATTAATTCTTCTTCAATCAAAATCTACACATGTTACATTTTTTATGAAAAAAATATAGTGGGAAATACACTTAGAATATATAAACCAGATTCTGAAATTCTCTTTCATAAGTTTTACTTAAGTTAATGCTGTTACCCCTGCCATTTTGTTGATTCAAAAGGCGGCTTTGTATGATGGACTTGGTGAAAGAGGTGAGTCAATTAAACATTATGTACCATGTTGTTTCTTAAGCTGTTAGGTACTTATGTGTAGTGTAGAGAATGCTAAAGTGTTCAACATCTCGCATTCAAAGTATCCATATTTAAAGTTGGCAGAAGCAGTCATCTTCCCTGGTAAACGAGGGTGATGATTGAAGAAAAATGGTTTCATAAATCAATCTTtggagagagagaaaaatgCAACTCATAATGAATGCATCTCAAGTGCTAGAAAGTGGCATTCTAGTCATGCTTGTTTTGCTGCTAATTCATGCCAAACCCATCTGGGGGACAGGCAGTACATAAGTATCTTCATCTGAACGATCACAGTGAACAAGTAGTATTACTAACTAGCTGTCAACTCCAAGGACCACTCTGTTCGAATTGTTCGTATAGCAACCCAACAAGGAGTTTGAATGATGCTCGGTTTTCTATTTCTGTGCGTGCAGGAACATGTGCAGTCAAGTCTCATGAGAGGAAAGTCACATGTTAGTCAGACATTGGAGGAAACTGAACTAATCACAAGGCAAAACAGAAGCAGAGGTCCATCATTCCGAAGCATGCTACAGTGTTTTTGCAGAGGAGTGCATGCCGTACCATCTACGTGCAGTTTGAAGAATGTTGTACCTGTCCCTGTGTCAATCTGACACCTATGTACCTTTTTTTTTCCCGGAACGTGATGTTCCAAGAATGTTGTGCCCCTTAAATTTTTGTCTCCGCCATTGTGAACGTGATTCTTACAAAAATGGTCTCATGTCTAAACACGAGTAGCATTTCTTTCCTACAACGTAATTTTTGCAGCTTCCAGATGCAAGAAAACATATGTTGTGTTATTTGTGCAGAATCGTCAAAAAAAACTATTATTTTGCACAAGAGCATCTTCAGCGAAACCTGTTTCCCCAATCCAACTACCATATTATGAAAGTTTGTGTAAAAATTATGATCCAGCAGATCCCCTTTACCTTTCCATTTTCTTAATAATTATTAGGACAAACCAATAATCCACCCCAACCCTTCTCAAATAAAGGAAGCGTTGCAGCTCTCCAAAACAGTAGTTGGCTTCGGATGAGATTATTGGAAAGCGAGTTTTCCAATAACCATGAAAGAATTATTGATCCCCTCAAAAAAAATGAAATAATTATTGAGACATCCCCGTTAGCTGGTTATTGGGAAAAAATTATTGGGAAAatattggagatgctctaagaaAAGATATTATATACTAAATGATTCCATCGAGAATCAACAGGGTTGGCAGAGCGAGATGTTGGCGGAAGTCAACAAATAACCAATGCGCCAAAGAAAACTGAAACATTCATGTACAAGGGGTGCATTTGCCGCAGATCATAAGGTTGTTTCAAATAGCAGTTAGGGCACACATTTTTCGCAATAACATGCATGCCTTTCGGATGATTTTCAGGAAGCGTTGCCTGTACTTATAATTTTGCAGCTTAAACACACATGAACTTGGGCAGAAGGGTTGGCAGTATATATGCGTGCATTCAAGACGGTACCAGATGAAGTTGCATGGAGGATCATTACATATTAGTTGATAAATAACTACAAATGAGGTTACCTGATTTAATTGATAATTTTTCTTCATTTTTGTACTTCAAGCTTGAGTTTCAAATCATCAAACCTAGGTGTGTATTTTCAGTTTACAACTTTACATACAGAGATTCGAGTGAGATGTTGGTGGAAGCTGAAATGAGAGAGATGAATGACCCTTGGTTCTTCGAAGCTGAGAAGGTGCATAGTGTTGTTCAATGTCGTCAATGATTTTTCAACTATATGGAGCATCTCACTCTAGCTAGTTGTATCCCTATATCGAATCCCATGTAATCTCTCCTTGGCATTACCGTGACGTTCTATTATTAATGTTGTTGATGGTCTATTTTACTAATGTTGTTAATTATCTTTCGATCAATAAGGGATTGGTATAAGGCGCACACGTAATATGAAGTTGAACACTGATATACCTTCTCGAACATAAATTCTTCTTTGCAAAAGAATTGGTCCTAACTCTTCTTCAGGTCAGGTGGCTGACATTTTATTTGGATGCTAGATATTAATCCGATTGCCCATATCAGTCGTCCGTTTTCTCCTTTATAAGACCAAAATGTGACGTCATATATCTCTCAAccatttttgaaaaaaaaaatgttCGAGCTAACTCCTTTTTCTTAggccctcttctctctctcacCATGCTTCCAAGATCCGGTTCTCTCTCCTTCTCGTTACTCTGCATATCTGACACAAACCGCGTCACGTATTCCTCCTCACCTCCCTCGATCTAATGCAAGAGCAGCGTTCAGATTTACCACGTCGTTAATCGATCAAATTAGAGCTGTGAAAATCGCAATCAAGGTTCGCATTGCATTCCACTCCGATTCATCCATCGCGCATTTGCACATTAATCAAATTTTGTAGAGTGTTTTTTTATCTTGTTCCGATTATTGTTCTTGATGTGGCAGATTGGTTGATCGAATCCAATCGGCAGCTCGGGAGCGCGAGGTCGGCCATGGCGAACAAGAGCAGCTCGGGGGCGCGGAGCCCGCTGAGCCTGGTGGTCGCCATGGCGCTGTGCTGCTTCTTCTACGTGCTCGGCGCGTGGCAGCGCAGCGGCTACGGCAAGGGCGACCGCATCGCCGCGGCCGTGAACCGGCAGACGGCCTGCGGCGgccccgacgccgccgccgcggggctcAGCTTCGAGACGCACCACGGCGGCGACGCCGCAGCCGCGACCGCgaacgcgtcggcggcggcggcggctgcggccggcACGGCTCCGGAGTTCGCGCCgtgcgcggcggcgctggtggacCACACGCCGTGCCACGACCAGGACCGCGCCATGAAGTTCCCCCGCAAGAACATGGTGTACCGGGAGCGGCACTGCCCCGCCGACGGCGAGCGGCTGCGGTGCCTGGTCCCCGCGCCGCCGGGCTACGTGACGCCGTTCCCCTGGCCCAAGAGCCGCGACTACGTGCCTTTCGCCAACGCGCCCTACAAGAGCCTCACCGTGGAGAAGGCCGTCCAGAACTGGGTCCAGTACGAGGGCACCGTCTTCCGCTTCCCCGGCGGCGGCACGCAGTTCCCGCAGGGCGCCGACAAGTACATCGACCGCCTCGGCTCCGTCGTCCCCTTCGCCGGCGGCCACGTCCGCACCGTCCTCGACACCGGATGCGGCGTAAGCACCTGGGCTACCTTGGCCGACCTCGTCGATGCCACCGCCTGCAGCTGCTTTCCCTGACTGGCTGACTGACCGATCGATCCATCACCTCGCCGTCCGTGAGTGCAGGTGGCGAGCCTCGGCGCGTACCTGGACTCCCGCGGCGTGATCGCCATGTCCTTCGCGCCGCGCGACTCGCACGAGGCGCAGGTCCAGTTCGCGCTGGAGCGCGGCGTGCCGGCCTTCATCGGCGTCCTCGGCTCCGTCAAGCTCCCCTTCCCGCCGCGCTCCTTCGACATGGCGCACTGCTCCCGCTGCCTCATCCCCTGGGGCGGCAACGGTGAGCGTCCTGCCCTGTGTCCTCCTCGCCGGCGGGCACCTCCATGAACAAGCAAGAATTCTGACGCGTCGCGTTTCACGCAGGCGGGATGTACATGATGGAGATCGACCGCGTGCTCCGGCCGGGCGGCTACTGGGTGCTCTCCGGCCCGCCGATCAACTGGAAGACGAACCACAAGGCGTGGGAGCGCACGGAGgccgacctcgccgccgagCAGCAGCGGATCGAGGAGTACGCCGCCATGCTCTGCTGGGAGAAGGTCACGGAGATCAACGAGGTCGGCATCTGGCG
Above is a genomic segment from Panicum hallii strain FIL2 chromosome 8, PHallii_v3.1, whole genome shotgun sequence containing:
- the LOC112902341 gene encoding cysteine-rich receptor-like protein kinase 10 isoform X1 yields the protein MIAAVLLVLGFMLSSTATNAGDPLDQFCGISSNNNTTKSTELLSHMLVKNASANPSPFAKGSISAVSGTIYGLFLCRGDVGAFDCSQCATIGFQDAQRLCEFTKEATIFYDQCLIRFSNKDFLDHVSPLVRDYIVVRTTSDALPGLLDPNRPNSVTFINDIIKVLLQETAKQAAYNSTWRFATGRMDVNGNFAPLYSLMQCLPDLTPTDCWECLKNISEMAMSRQGNQVLTVPCNLRYGMVQFYEGRPMWRIVIPSADAVVPPDHVMPTNQKHKRSMSKVLVTALIVPPLASIFCFLYFIYSRKHRKGSQKRVKMKVKEDEALDWGLEGRSSEFTVYDFSQVLEATCHFSEENKLGQGGFGPVYKGRFPDGMEIAVKRLASHSGQGFTEFKNEIQLIAKLQHTNLVRLLGCCYQGQEKLLIYEYLPNKSLDFFIFGNETRRALVDWNKRLVIIDGIAQGLLYLHKHSRLRVIHRDLKASNILLDHEMNPKISDFGLAKIFSKNDTEQNTKRIVGTYGYMAPEYASEGLFSVKSDVFSFGVLILEIISGQRTSRFHRYGDFINLLGHAWQLWKEERWLQLVDASIAEYRTPGMMRCINIALLCVQENAANRPTMSDVVAMLSSENVTLPEPKHPAYFHVRVTEEEESTLVEPCSLNDVTISAHDMDGFISMN
- the LOC112902341 gene encoding cysteine-rich receptor-like protein kinase 10 isoform X2 codes for the protein MIAAVLLVLGFMLSSTATNAGDPLDQFCGISSNNNTTKSTELLSHMLVKNASANPSPFAKGSISAVSGTIYGLFLCRGDVGAFDCSQCATIGFQDAQRLCEFTKEATIFYDQCLIRFSNKDFLDHVSPLVRDYIVVRTTSDALPGLLDPNRPNSVTFINDIIKVLLQETAKQAAYNSTWRFATGRMDVNGNFAPLYSLMQCLPDLTPTDCWECLKNISEMAMSRQGNQVLTVPCNLRYGMVQFYEGRPMWRIVIPSADAVVPPDHVMPTNQKHKRSMSKVLVTALIVPPLASIFCFLYFIYSRKHRKGSQKRVKMKVKEDEALDWGLEGRSSEFTVYDFSQVLEATCHFSEENKLGQGGFGPVYKGRFPDGMEIAVKRLASHSGQGFTEFKNEIQLIAKLQHTNLVRLLGCCYQGQEKLLIYEYLPNKSLDFFIFDETRRALVDWNKRLVIIDGIAQGLLYLHKHSRLRVIHRDLKASNILLDHEMNPKISDFGLAKIFSKNDTEQNTKRIVGTYGYMAPEYASEGLFSVKSDVFSFGVLILEIISGQRTSRFHRYGDFINLLGHAWQLWKEERWLQLVDASIAEYRTPGMMRCINIALLCVQENAANRPTMSDVVAMLSSENVTLPEPKHPAYFHVRVTEEEESTLVEPCSLNDVTISAHDMDGFISMN
- the LOC112903053 gene encoding probable methyltransferase PMT2; its protein translation is MANKSSSGARSPLSLVVAMALCCFFYVLGAWQRSGYGKGDRIAAAVNRQTACGGPDAAAAGLSFETHHGGDAAAATANASAAAAAAAGTAPEFAPCAAALVDHTPCHDQDRAMKFPRKNMVYRERHCPADGERLRCLVPAPPGYVTPFPWPKSRDYVPFANAPYKSLTVEKAVQNWVQYEGTVFRFPGGGTQFPQGADKYIDRLGSVVPFAGGHVRTVLDTGCGVASLGAYLDSRGVIAMSFAPRDSHEAQVQFALERGVPAFIGVLGSVKLPFPPRSFDMAHCSRCLIPWGGNGGMYMMEIDRVLRPGGYWVLSGPPINWKTNHKAWERTEADLAAEQQRIEEYAAMLCWEKVTEINEVGIWRKRPDPAAACPNRPAVRTCDEANPDDVWYKNMETCITPPAGAGAGELLPFPARLGAVPPRISSGAVPGFTAESYAEENRRWERHVAAYKKVNYKLSSERYRNIMDMNAGVGGFAAAIFSPKAWVMNVVPTAAELSTLGVVYERGLIGMYHDWCEAFSTYPRTYDLIHANGIFTLYKDRCKMEDILLEMDRILRPEGTVILRDDVEILLKVQRTAKGMRWKTLMANHEDSPNIREKVLFAVKRYWTAAGEGSASEEQKNTGSSPEGKGSED